A portion of the Parasedimentitalea marina genome contains these proteins:
- the dnaN gene encoding DNA polymerase III subunit beta — protein sequence MKISIERGALLKAVSQAQSVVERRNTIPILANVLIEAEGEQVQFRATDLDIEVVDKAIAQVERAGATTVAATTLHEIVRKLPDGALVSLTADAATGRLTVEAGRSNFSLATLPREDFPVMASSEYQSNFTAPAGMLRRLFDKSKFAISTEETRYYLNGVYMHTADGADGKALRCVATDGHRLARIDADLPSGALEMPGVIVPRKTVGELRKLLDDDDMEIAVSVSETKVRFATPDITLTSKVIDGTFPDYTRVIPQGNTRRLEVDAKEFAQAVDRVATVSSERSRAVKLQLDEDRLVLSVNAPDSGAAEEELAVAYSDERLEIGFNAKYLLEIANQVDRENAVFMFNSSGDPTLMREGSDQSAVYVVMPMRV from the coding sequence ATGAAGATCAGTATTGAACGTGGCGCCCTGCTGAAGGCAGTGTCCCAGGCCCAGTCCGTTGTGGAACGCCGCAACACTATCCCGATACTCGCCAATGTCTTGATCGAGGCCGAAGGTGAGCAGGTGCAATTTCGTGCCACCGATCTGGATATCGAAGTGGTCGACAAAGCGATTGCGCAGGTCGAACGCGCCGGGGCTACCACGGTGGCAGCTACGACATTGCACGAGATTGTCCGCAAATTGCCCGATGGGGCCTTGGTTTCCCTGACCGCTGATGCAGCCACCGGGCGATTGACGGTTGAGGCCGGACGGTCCAACTTCTCGCTGGCGACCTTGCCGCGTGAAGATTTCCCAGTGATGGCTTCGTCAGAATACCAGTCCAATTTCACGGCTCCGGCTGGGATGCTGCGTCGGTTGTTTGATAAATCAAAGTTTGCGATTTCGACCGAAGAGACACGGTATTACTTGAACGGTGTCTACATGCACACGGCAGATGGCGCAGACGGTAAGGCCTTGCGTTGTGTGGCAACAGATGGTCACCGTCTGGCGCGCATTGATGCGGATCTGCCTTCCGGTGCGCTGGAAATGCCCGGTGTCATTGTTCCCCGTAAAACCGTGGGCGAGCTGCGTAAGCTGCTGGATGACGACGACATGGAAATCGCAGTTTCGGTGAGCGAGACCAAGGTGCGCTTTGCGACGCCAGACATCACGCTGACCTCAAAGGTGATCGATGGAACCTTCCCCGATTACACACGTGTTATTCCGCAGGGCAACACCCGTCGTCTGGAAGTGGACGCCAAGGAATTTGCGCAGGCTGTGGACCGGGTGGCGACAGTGTCCTCGGAACGGTCGCGCGCTGTGAAGCTACAGCTGGACGAGGACCGGTTGGTTCTGTCAGTCAATGCGCCAGACAGTGGTGCTGCCGAAGAAGAGTTGGCCGTAGCTTATAGCGACGAGCGGCTGGAGATTGGGTTTAACGCCAAATACCTGCTGGAAATTGCCAATCAGGTGGACCGCGAAAATGCGGTATTCATGTTCAACTCTTCAGGTGATCCAACATTGATGCGCGAAGGCAGTGACCAAAGCGCGGTCTATGTTGTGATGCCGATGCGGGTATGA
- the recF gene encoding DNA replication/repair protein RecF (All proteins in this family for which functions are known are DNA-binding proteins that assist the filamentation of RecA onto DNA for the initiation of recombination or recombinational repair.), producing MLALTALTLSHFRSHKWAELTLDGRPVAIHGANGAGKTNILEAVSLFSPGRGLRRAGAADMARRTEALGWKLTGQLQAPNQIYEIDTWSEAGAARQVRIDGKTASQIALGKISRVVWLIPAMDRLWIEAAEGRRRFLDRIVLSFDPTHAEASLTYEKSMRERNRLLKEQVRDPAWYRVLESQMAEAGNRLHQARVLALEHLQGAQAEAETAFPTAELELIQSEGTMPGSQEDLCEALAESRFRDLAAGRTLVGPHRSDLIGTFAAKGVPAKECSTGEQKALLVSLILANARSLAQREGAPPMLLLDEVTAHLDAERCAALYDEICGLRAQAWMTGTGPELFSVLGDRAQMLQVTENDGLSQVHQS from the coding sequence ATGTTGGCTCTGACCGCGTTGACCCTGTCTCATTTTCGCTCGCATAAGTGGGCGGAGCTGACACTGGACGGGCGTCCGGTGGCAATTCATGGCGCCAACGGCGCGGGCAAGACCAATATCCTAGAAGCCGTATCCCTGTTTTCGCCGGGCCGCGGATTGCGCCGGGCGGGCGCTGCGGATATGGCGCGCCGCACCGAGGCACTGGGGTGGAAGCTCACCGGGCAATTGCAGGCTCCTAATCAGATCTACGAAATTGACACCTGGTCCGAGGCAGGCGCGGCGCGGCAGGTTCGGATTGACGGCAAAACTGCAAGTCAGATCGCTTTGGGCAAGATCAGCCGGGTGGTATGGCTGATCCCGGCAATGGACCGGTTGTGGATTGAAGCGGCAGAAGGGCGGCGGCGATTTTTGGATCGCATTGTTCTGAGTTTCGATCCGACCCACGCCGAAGCCTCGCTGACCTACGAGAAATCCATGCGCGAGCGGAACCGGCTGTTGAAAGAGCAGGTGCGCGACCCGGCTTGGTATCGTGTGCTGGAATCACAGATGGCCGAGGCTGGCAATCGCCTGCATCAGGCGCGCGTATTGGCGTTGGAGCATTTGCAAGGGGCCCAGGCCGAAGCTGAAACTGCGTTTCCGACGGCTGAACTGGAGTTGATCCAGAGTGAAGGCACTATGCCCGGTAGCCAAGAGGATCTGTGTGAGGCGCTGGCCGAGAGCCGGTTTCGGGATCTGGCCGCTGGCCGCACGTTGGTTGGGCCACACCGCAGTGATCTGATCGGGACTTTTGCAGCCAAGGGCGTACCGGCAAAAGAATGCTCGACCGGAGAGCAAAAGGCCTTGTTGGTCTCGCTAATTTTGGCGAATGCACGGTCGCTGGCACAGCGCGAAGGCGCACCGCCGATGTTGCTGCTGGACGAAGTCACGGCACATTTGGACGCTGAGCGATGTGCGGCACTGTATGATGAGATTTGTGGTTTGCGGGCTCAGGCCTGGATGACCGGGACCGGCCCCGAGCTGTTTTCCGTGTTGGGCGACCGGGCACAGATGTTGCAGGTGACCGAGAACGACGGTTTGTCGCAGGTGCACCAGTCGTGA